The following are encoded in a window of Platichthys flesus chromosome 11, fPlaFle2.1, whole genome shotgun sequence genomic DNA:
- the LOC133964928 gene encoding apolipoprotein A-I-like translates to MKVLVVLVLAVFSGCHANLFYADAPKPQMEVMVDSFWDYVAKATETAEDTLQMIRKTQFGQEVSARLTESSELANTYALSLQEQLPPSALDMITKVTEEADVLRERVITELGTVREKLEPYTEDVKAKIQQRVEQLKQELAPYADSVDTEALRTTLTQKSEELKTNLEQSVKDLQTQLGPYTEDLKQKVDLHLQDFKERVAPMTVQVQSELTQRAQQVKELATPYVDGLREKLDPYTQDLQARLTSLFNSFVKAN, encoded by the exons ATGAAGGTCCTTGTAGTGCTCGTCCTTGCTGTCTTCAGCG GCTGTCATGCCAACCTCTTCTACGCTGATGCACCCAAGCCACAGATGGAAGTGATGGTTGACTCTTTCTGGGACTATGTTGCCAAAGCCACCGAGACAGCTGAAGACACCCTGCAGATGATCAGGAAGACTCAGTTTGGACAGGAAGTCAG TGCCCGTCTGACGGAAAGTTCCGAACTCGCCAACACATACGCCCTGAGCCTCCAGGAGCAGCTTCCCCCTTCAGCCCTGGACATGATCACCAAAGTCACCGAGGAGGCCGACGTGCTGAGAGAGCGTGTGATCACCGAGCTGGGCACTGTCAGGGAGAAGCTGGAGCCCTACACCGAGGACGTCAAGGCCAAGatccagcagagagtggagcagctcaagcaggagCTGGCCCCCTACGCAGACTCCGTGGACACCGAGGCCCTGAGGACCACCCTGACCCAGAAGAGCGAGGAGCTGAAGACCAACCTGGAGCAGAGCGTGAAGGACCTGCAGACTCAGCTGGGGCCCTACACTGAAGACCTGAAGCAGAAGGTGGACCTGCACCTGCAGGACTTCAAGGAGCGCGTGGCCCCGATGACCGTGCAGGTGCAGAGCGAGCTGACCCAGAGAGCCCAGCAGGTGAAAGAGCTGGCCACCCCCTACGTCGATGGGCTGAGGGAGAAGCTGGACCCTTACACCCAGGACCTCCAGGCTCGTCTCACCTCCCTCTTCAACTCCTTTGTCAAAGCCAACTAA
- the LOC133964927 gene encoding apolipoprotein A-IV-like, which yields MKAFVVIAIAVLSGCHANLFYADEPKPQMEVLIDSFWDYIAKATQTADDTLDMIRKSEFGQEVNARLADSADLASTYAVTLQEQLPPAAQSLMTKISTEADVLRNVLTKELGTVREKLEPYTEDMKAQIQQRVEQLKQEVVPYADSLDSEALRTTLTQKSEELKTSLEQSVKDLQAQLGPYTDDLKKKVDQHLQEFQDSVAPMTEKVQVELSQRANSVKKMVAPYAEDLRGKLDPYAQDLQAQLMSFYQSFVNAN from the exons ATGAAGGCGTTTGTGGTAATAGCCATTGCTGTGCTGTCTG GCTGTCATGCCAACCTCTTCTATGCTGATGAGCCCAAGCCCCAGATGGAAGTGCTGATTGATTCTTTCTGGGACTACATTGCGAAGGCCACCCAGACAGCAGATGACACCCTGGACATGATCAGGAAGTCTGAGTTTGGACAGGAAGTCAA TGCCCGCCTGGCAGATAGCGCCGACCTCGCCAGCACCTATGCAGTCACTCTGCAGGAGCAGCTTCCCCCTGCAGCCCAGAGCCTGATGACCAAGATCTCCACAGAGGCTGATGTGCTGAGAAACGTGTTGACCAAGGAGCTGGGCACTGTCAGGGAGAAGCTGGAGCCCTACACCGAGGACATGAAGGCCCAGatccagcagagagtggagcagctcaagcaggagGTCGTCCCCTACGCAGACTCCCTGGACTCCGAGGCCCTGAGGACCACCCTGACCCAGAAGAGCGAGGAGCTGAAGACCAGCCTGGAGCAGAGCGTGAAGGACCTGCAGGCTCAGCTGGGGCCCTACACCGACGacctgaagaagaaggtggACCAGCACCTGCAGGAATTCCAGGATAGCGTGGCCCCGATGACAGAGAAAGTCCAGGTTGAGCTCAGTCAAAGAGCCAACTCCGTGAAGAAAATGGTGGCCCCCTATGCTGAGGACCTGAGAGGAAAGCTTGACCCCTACGCCCAGGACCTCCAAGCCCAGCTCATGTCCTTCTACCAGTCCTTTGTCAATGCCAACTGA